The Falco rusticolus isolate bFalRus1 chromosome 4, bFalRus1.pri, whole genome shotgun sequence genome includes the window ttttcttctttttcacttgcACCTGAAAAGAATTAAATCTAATGtaatggaaaagcagctttggaagtgctgttttaaataaaagtttgaGGTTTTGTTGCATATAAATTAATGATGGCACAACAGCGGTAAAACATACTGAAGAAACACTGGTTATCTGTTCTGTGCTATGTTCTGGAATACACATTACCCTACACATATGATTTGGGAAACACACTCCGCTTTTAATACACAGCAGAACAAGACACAGCAGAGATATAAAGGTAAAATTACTAAGCCAATAACGTTGCAAaaattcttaatgaaaaaaaaccacattggAACCTTCCCAAATGTTGTAATCCTACAAGAATACAGATCCTCAAAGTAGATATACACAAGGGTGAGAGTAAGGTTATTATGTTCAAAATTTTCTAATTCACTAGAAAAGGGAGCCAAAACATTTTAGACATCTTCATTTCTCTCTTATGATTTTGAATAGATTGGCAGATTTCTTGTGAAGGACACCACACCAATCACTTAAACCTCATTTCATTGAGCTCTAAAATATCCATTAAAAGTTGAAAGTTTTCAAGAAAGTTAATTCTAATTTACTTATAAGTAATAGGAATTGTATTAAAATTCTAgtaaaattttttattaaagataaaaaaccacaaacaacttTGAATGTGCTGCTCTTGAATTCAActgcacagagcagaacagTTTCAACAACAGATTAAATCTAAGCTGGTTTGTTCACTGACTCATGCGAATCAGTAAGCTAAAGCATTATCACATCTGAAACTGAGGTTTCATACTGACCTCCTCTGTCTGATCTGATTCTGATAAGGAGTCTGATGATAAAGGTCCATCACCGCGATcggctttcttccttttcctgtggTGACTTTTGCCTTCCTACACAAAGTAATGTATTGGTGAGTAAAGTCAGGCCTTTCAAATTTTGTAGAACTTCTGcttaaaacttaaaattgaaatattatttctaagTTGCGAAATATTGTTAAATATTGTTGACAATATTGTTGACAAATTACTAATCATCAACAAATTACCCTACCAgctgttaaaatgcttttagtGGAAATAATCCTTTTTCTGTATATTCCTTTCTCTTGTTACCAAGATACAGCAGCCTTCTATAAGTGAGAGCAATACTACTACAGTATAGtctcttattttaaagaataacaCATGAAGGAGTAAAcgtttgaaaataaaatgtttcaccACTTCCAGATACCGAGTAAATTAAGATGTCTCAAAACGCACATACAAATGTTGCGGTTTCAGACTCTTGCTTTgttgattaaaagaaaaagctcccTCTATATCTGTCTCCCATTGGGAAAAgctgtccctgccagctgcactTCAACACTTTATAATCTCGGTACATTGAAAGGACAGACTTTATTTTTACAATCTTGATGCTGCATGACTGCTCTGATGAGCTACTTTTCAACTCCCCCACCTTTCCTCTGGACCAGGCAAGGTGTTCCTAAGACTGAAGCTAGTTTCTTCCATTCGGTTTCTAAGGCCAGAGactgaaaacaatttcttgCTAATCAACTTTTTGCAAGGTATGATCACACATCTCAGTTGTGCTATTTAGTCTATAGTAGGTACCACAATCCTTTCCCAAAAGTACTCAGGAAAAGTAGACATGATGCAACACATTTGAAGAATGGGGGATCTTCAGGTAGAAGACCTCTAGTCCCCAAAGGCCCTTTGCTTTCAGAGGATGTGTGAAAGCAGCATTACAGTAAGGGGTTCTGGTAGACACTTGGTCTTTGAATCAAAGCTACCTAGAAGTTAAAAGGAGTTGATGGGAAATGGAAACTCTGTgaaatggaagcagcagcacgGAGGGTGGTGATGGAATAAATGTATTGACACATTCGCCTTACACAACCGAGAATTTGTACATCAAAGTCAATACTGTTGACTGGGATGGTAGAGGCCAATGTGATAAGAGAGGTAACTGGAGAGAAAGACTAGGGAGGACTCTGAAAGCATTGTTATTTCTACCCTATGTGTAAACTAACTTAGGTCAACAAGATTATGTGcattaaacagaagaaagtcCTCAGACGTGTGGACAAAATGGTGAGGtggcagcagaaaggagagagggTTTTCATGCTCAAAGATAGAAtaagataattttttcttaagccaatatacatttttctctgcaatttttcaaagctgtcGTAAGTACAATATTTGCAATTATGACTACATTTAGATAAATATATCCTCTGCTCAACATTCCTTAATTTACAGCAACCAGCCAGTATCCTACCAGGCATGCCACTGAAATATCACCACACGTATTTTTAGCTCAATGTGACTGCTCATgataaaacccaaaataatgaaatgcagCTGATCTACTTACAGCAGATCAGATACTTTTTTCATTTACCTTCATAACATGAACAGATCCAGCAGTTTCCACTAACAAGAATTATTAAAACAGGAGCTGATCCCAACTAATAGTCTAAGTCAAACTGGGGTACTGAATACCTTCTGACTGTGTAGCTTTGGACAGAAAATTTCCATAGGTGTAAATTGAAGCATTcaatattaaagatttttttaaaaaagtgcgTACATAAAATGCAGTTCTCATGCAAGTATTTAAAGAGTAAAAATACCTTCTCTTTTTCATAATCTTCTTTcgaccttttcttttttgtgctgtcctaaatagaaaggaaaacaaaccatgaCAAAACTATTTCAGGAAAAAGGCTGAAATCCCAAAAGCTGTTTGACCCATTGCCTTTTTCAGTCTACTGAAGGTCGTTCTTCAGAGTTTTTCTTTCTACCTTGCagttaacaggaaaaaagtcataGTTTTGATGCAGCTACTAATTTCTTGAACCAGCAGCGTAAAAAGGTCTTTATGGAAACAGGTAACAAAGTCCTTGCAGTACATGTAAAGAGCCTCTGGAAAGGGTACCAGCTATCGCTACTATAACCACATATAACAGTCTGGAGTTCTTATTCTCTCTCTAAGCCCATCTCTGCTGATCAGGCAGGAGTTAGGAAGATACTTCCGTGGAGTCTTCTGTCTTCCAATTTCAGCAGTAATAGATCTGTGTCCCTTTATGTagcaaaagttttaaaagttccATTAGCACAAATTCCTTACGTTTATACCACACTGAATTAGGTATTCCAGTGAAAGCCTGTGATGAAGTCTACACATAAAATCTTAACAACTTGctatattattaatatttaggCAAGAAGTACAATTACCATCCAGTGTAACACAGAACAATGCTAACATACAAGAACAAATTGCCTCATGTATCTTCTCCACCCTTTTGTTCATTGAGTAAGCCCGTATATCCACAGTCCACAGATACTTGGAAAGGCAGTATTTTGGCCACTGATAGCCTGTAATAACTATATTTTCACAGATGGTGTTCAATTAAATAGCATATTCACAAGAATTTCACAGAACATTAAGTGCTAACGTAGTAGTAAAACTAAACATTTGAGCAGCACAAAAGCTGCCTATGTCTGAACTCAGAAAAATAGCTAAAAGTTGTTGGAATAAAGCATGTTCTTTTTCTAAGATCAAATTATTTCTGCCAGGCATTGTGACCAGTGGAGGTAGATTCCTGACTGCATCTGGAAGATACAAGTGCAGCTCAGCTACAGAATGCATGGTTTAAAATTTGGaagataaaaaaccccacccaggTAAGTGAAAATCAGAAGTGTGTATGTCTTTATAACACAGATCAAGAAAACTTGCCAAGGGTAACACATCTGCATATTTACCTTGCTATCCGACTCAGATGCAGAAGTTGAGCTTGCTGAAGATTTCCGTGAGGAGCGgtacttctttttccttcttttcttcccttgctttttaTCCTATCCACAAAtattgtaggaaaaaaaaaagaaaaaaagaatttattctCACTAGAATTAAAGacttaaattaaatgtaaagaaTAGGGAACACCAAATTCCTACATGTTAGCATGTTCTCTTGAAGGAATAAAGTACACTACAGTCAGATTCTCTTAAGAGGAAGACCTTCATAACTCTCCTGCATTGAAATAATGGTGAAAAATCCAGGTTCTCTAGGTTCTGTTTATTATTTAGATGTGTGCTGTAGAATCTGATTATCTGTAATAAAGATTTTtgctaaaaagtaaaaatgatatttttgcatttttatgatTAGATGGGGGATTCTATTGAGAAAATATACAATTCaatgttaaaacagaaattgaTCCAGTTTACAAGCCAGGCACCAAAAATTTATAGTCCTCAAAGAAATTCTTGCAGAGATACATGTCTAAAATTCACAACTTTATATGTAtcaaatgcataaaaaatagttttatgcGATCCAAGCCCTCAAACaatattctaaaatatattaCCAAAATCTCTGTTAATAAGCCTCATTAACAAAACATATTAGATTCTATTAGTTCTTACCTCATCTTCTGAATCAGATGAACTGCTGGAAGAATCAGAGCTtgatgaagaagaggaagatgaagacaACTTgaccaaacacaacaaaaagtGAAGCTTGTGAGATGCAGCATTTTGTCTGGCAAATATTCTAAAGTCCCTCCAAACCCTACCTTTAAAGTTTATTAATTTGCAAGGTATTATCAACGAAATTTTACTTCCAAGCAGCTCGtcttacagattttatttattaaaactgtaaaaagtAACTTCTAACATTTTTAACGATATCTatttaaagctcttttcctccctttaaGCAGAAGTAAAATTCTGCTTGTACAGAATGTACGCCACCCCTCTCAAGTTATTTTAacagctaaattaaaaattagttatACTCTCTCTTTCCAAGAGAACTTGAATGACAAATAGgaacaaacccaaagcaaaaaaaagctcagaaaactgaaaattttgctCACCCTattagatttcttcttttcctttttctttttcttaaaaatagaataaaacaaatgttaCTTTGGCATGATGTTCTTCTGCTGTGCATTTAGGTTTATGTACTTTGAtgatggcttttaaaatgtatttatgaaattCTGTACTGGCAGCATCGATGATAAATGCAGTTCTGAACACAGGCtgtaggaaactgaaaaataacgTACCTCTTTCTTTTTGGAGGAACTCTCGTTTCCACCCAGTAATTTCTCCCTGTGTTTTTCCAGTTCCTTCCTccaattctgaaaaaaaaaacaaacaccccaaaCAGAAACAGTGACACAAGTGTTATTTCCAAATAGGTCTTTTTAAGAGGCCTTTTTCGAAATCTTGTCCTCTACCTGGTATTATAGCCttcacaaaacccacagaaaataaacaacatatAATGTTAACCAAGGCTATAATGCATTTGATTTTACAGAAGAATAATATTCATCAAAAATATCATGTTAGTTCACACCTTAATGTTCAAGTTTTTTGGATTTAGGACTTTGGAATTTATCTTCGAGGGTGTTAATTAcggtatttttacttttgtagCACAGTGTTCTTGCTACAGCACTTCAGAAGGCCAGGGTACCCTACCAGAAAAACTTCATAGCAACACTCTTACTTTTGTTAGGCCAAACACACTGCACACATAGAAGTCTCCTCTCATTCCTCCTTTTCAATTCCTCACAAGGTCTTTATGTCTACCTAAAATCCCCTCTTCAAGAGCTTGGAAATATCCAACCTGCCCCCATCAGACTGAAAGGCTGCTAGCTCCAGTCTGTGCTATTCCTGCTTCCTGTCAGACACACCACATGCTCCCTTCGTCATTACTACTATTCCGATCCTCCCTTTCTTCACAATGAAGCCGCACTGGTATTGTATTGGCAAAGCAACAATAATCCACATATTGTGCTgaagggacaggaaaaaaatttggaaTTAAACAAGATTATACCTGTGCAATGCAGTATGATACACAGAAACCCAAGTCAGCATACGGTGAATTAGCTGACCAGTGCTGCTGAGCCCAGATACACTGCTGTGTGTCATGTGCTTCCATGGTCCATCTACGCAATACTGCGGTGGGTCGCGTACTTCGATATACCAGCTACCCAGAGCTACCCGAGGGGTCTGTAACAACAGCCTGTGCTTTATTAGGCAGGTGCTCTCTTTAAATTATCTGTCAGTAAAACAGGAGAGAGCACAACTCATTCAGAGACTTGTaatcttttcagctttcagagaTCTATTCTTCAGAGCTTCAGGAAGAACTCGTGGCCATTTCACTATTTGCTGCACCCCCTCCTACCTTTCTGCCATACTGAAAGGCTGTTATCTTCTATCTATGCCAGTTCcaattatttcataataaagcaaagataaaagcaggaaaggaataaaatactAAATCAAACTCACCAAGCGAAAATTGGCAGAGCACAGAACAACCAATCCTCTCAGAATAGCACACCATGACCCTCCAAATACCAGTATAATTTCTTAGGCAAAAAGGTAGTAGCAGGAGTACTACGCGTACTATACCCTTCCAGTAACAGAGCAGGAGCATAATCTACTTCAACTAGAAACTCACACACAGTGACGGAGACTACAGCTTGAAGCTTAGCTCAAGATACCAGAATCCAAAAAGGAACAGGAACAGTTTAATTCATTGTATACTAATTTCTTCCTACATACACAACAGGACTTACACATGAAACTTTTACACTGTGCTGATCTCCAGTAGGTACTGAACACAAGCATCAGAACGGTTGCATTTATAGCAGGGAACCAGCATGGAATTAATCATCTTAGGATGAGAGAGAAAGTGCTTTATAGTCTTATCTGTGTATTGAAGGCCATTCTTTGTGCCTTCTCCCATACTAATATTATGTGTACGTTTCTTGCCAAAGACACGTTTCCACTAATGCAcgtttttaaaatatattcgGATCATGTGACCTTAAACAAGAGAAGATTAGCCCAACAGACTTCAGTTTATCATACTGGAAAGTGCATGAGTttcatttattaatataaacacatgcatttgtaaactgtatttacatttttgaaaagttaaaaagttCTATTCAGCAGCAGTTGTCGAAACTTTTTATATAGTGTTTCTCTTAACTGAGAATAGCTCTTCACTGGTTAAGTGGTAAACCTTAACTTCTGATACAAATGAGACAAAATATTTACTCATTGAAAGCTTGAGTGAAGTGAAATGTAATGGCTACTTGGTGCTGTTAAAGATAACAGAAGGAAAGTGGTATGTAAGATATGAAGAATCAAGTACTAACATACTAATAACATTACCAACCTCGTTCATCTTTTCTTCAAACTCAGCCAAAGCCCTGgatcctttctttttcttttctagttgTTCTTTCACTTCTTCCCTACATAAAAAGGATGATAGATCACAattttcacaattaaaaataccttctttggCATCTAactttttgtagtttttttttcaagtttaacTTTGGCTGAACTTCcaacagaaagaagaatgaaagcaTCTTAGATGTTATGCATATCGTAACCTAACCGTAATAACTTAAAGTATGGTAATTAAATCCCTCTGAAAGATCTAAACCTAACTTTGTAATTAGGTGAACTGTTCTCTAATGTCTAATGAGAGGAGGCAAAATGGACTGAATGTAAAGTAAGTTGTTGATAATCTCAAAGCGATGATTTTGTTGGGTAAACTGTGTTCTGTGAATATACCAGCAAAAGCTTTTGCTAGAGattactttgtttaaaaattatagaTATCTGCAGGCTTTAGGTAGTAGGATTTGTGAAAGAGGCAAAATGACtgatgttttcctcttctgagaAACTGTTGCCAaaacttttaaagacaaataagaaatatgcaattcaaaatgaaatactattgtttttaaaagaggagattaaatacatatttgaaaaagaacacCCTGGCCAAAGACAAGGCATCTTTCAAGATGTATTACTGGGGAGGAGGTAGATACCATTGTCATCTTAGTAAGAGGGACCAAATCTTTCTCTCAAAAGGTCAGAAGGACAGACAGACAACTGTTGCCACTTACCATGTTGGTCTTGGCCTGTTCAAGTAGTCCTGTATCGTTGGTCCCGAGTTCTGGGCAGGACCTCGCGCTCTGGCCATAGCTATGGGATTCATATATGCCTTGAAtatgaaataacaaaaagaaatatcaaattCACTAGCTGCGCTGTGATATCAAAATCTgtcctttttgttcttcataGGAACTTCTTCTCGCttgttgaaaaataattctgactTGTTTCtaaagatataaaatatttaactaaaCCAAGTTGATTCAGTCTGGCAGAAAGACTCAGGTATGCGCTTTCAGTTAGAGACTGACAGAAAGAACTCATCCACAAAGAGACTATGTTGCTTACAGTAATTCCCCTCCCTGAGCAATGATTTTGCAAACCGAGTACAGTATCACAACTGCTGAAATATTCTCTCTGGGACAAGTGATCCTACTATGCCTTTAAAATTCTGCTCAAATTCATGACAGTAGATTCAACAAATTCTGCATAAAGTTTCTTGCTGTAACACCAAAACAAGCAAGTGGCGATGCTGTGCTACAGTCATGCATGTGTGAAAATTCTGTGATTTAGGGCTATTTTAGGGAGGGGGaaatttatgggtttttttaaatatcttatGAGGTATTCCATTTTCCAAACCCATGCAGCCTCTCCATATTCACCCTAAAAATGTAACAGCTTacaaaagattaatttaaaacttaGAAACCATAACCCACCTCAGCAATTAATGAAAAAACTCTTAACTAGcaaacaattattatttttataccaATATTTTACTTACGCAAAAGGAATGTACATGTACCCCCTTACCTCAAGGGCTTCTACCACTACATCCTCTCAACATGTCACAATTTACTTTTGCAAAACATAACACGTGCTGTTCTTACTGTCCACAGTAAGAACACTGACCCAACAGTCAATGATTAGCTTTAGTTGACCAGctcaagatttatttttttttttgaagtacaaCGTTTTGTAGattcaaaataaagatttgACCATACGCACAGTAGCTCTTACATGCCCGCACTGCTTTTTATCAGGCCATAAAGTAAGCATTTGGAAACCACCACGCACAGCAAGTGAACATTTGTGAAAGCTGTCAAAAACCGCAGCTGCCGCCTCCTCTCTTGTTCCCCCTACTGCAGAAGCAGTGGACACTGCAACACTGAGTTTCTGGACTGGACTGCGAGCAGGCTGATGGCCTGCAGCTCTTGGGACCACATTTGGTCCTGGAAAAGAGACTCTAGGCTCTACCTGGGATGCGGCAGCAGGCCGGAGGGAAACAGTCCCCACACGGAGTTTGGCTCATGGTCCATCAGCTAGACCACACTGAAGCAATCTGAGGGGTCTTTCAAGTGGACCATTTTTTGACTCAGGTTGACTTTGCAACTCTTAACTTTGCGGTCTGCTGCCATTTCTTGGGGCTTTGCTGTGTTCCTTTACTTCACACAAAAAGGGACTAACTAACATGGGCAGGTAAATGCTGAGGTATGCCAATTTAAACTAGTTGAACCTCAGCTTGGCACCTTCTTTTGTAGCCTGGTGGATGTATGCACTCAAATAGTTACAGCACTTAGAGATAAGTATTCACATTATTAACTCTAGCATTTCATTATATGACAAATaagtatttgcatttgaattcaTCTTCAAGTAGAAAATGAGCTCCTTTAGCAACGCTGGAAGAGAGTATCTGAACACTGTTTTCACGGAACAAAGGTAATTTCAATGTACTAGATCCACTAtagaaaacaacagcaacatgCTTAATCACTTGGCTTACTCCAGAGAGCAAAGCAAGTCAAGTCTTTCCGGTTACCATTCAACAATTTATATCTGAAAGGTCTATCTTCTTACATAATTATTATACCcaacattaaaatttaatagaaattaGCTACCTTCTTACCTGAGCTAACCTGAAACAAACACCTTACCACCTCCAAACAAAACTCACTACCTGCAGAAGAGGCTAGAACTGTCAAGTGTTGTTTTTCTACTTCCTCAAACTGATCCCAGATAAGCAGCTAGGAAGCTTCCTTCCTCCATTCAAGTGGCCTTCTTTAACTTTCTAGAAGCAAGTGCATAACGACCGAATACTGCTCTATATACACCACGATTAGGAAATATATACCACAATTAGGAAACTGATGTCTTAAAAGACATTCTTGCAATTTCAAACAGGTTTATTTATGAAGAATTACTTTATCAATAAACGTTTCTTAGAAGTATTTACGCGACTTTGCCAAACTGCACCTCACTCGCCAGAAAGAGCACAGAAATGCACCCTCAGTAAAGAAAGTGCTTGTCtgcacattcattttctttttttggcagtttGCTCAAGCAGTTATTAAAAGGTATCTGTTGTATAGCTTTCATGCTTATGAAAAGCATAAGGCTCCAGTCAGCTAGGGTTCTTTGGGCAAGCGATACAAGCTATTACTGCCTTGCAAGTATCCTGCAGATATGAAAAacctaaatttattttccatctccAAACTGTCAAAACGATGGTGTATTTAAAAAGGGTCATGGGAAAGAAGCAACAGGTAGGAAGCTTTACGATCATAGAACAGAGGTGAAGGGTCCTTCCTATATTATAACTtgtctgtgccagcagctgtcATAGCATAATGAACCTTATATAAGAATGTAAAGATTTGCTGGCATTGGTAGGTGCATCCCAACTGTCTCATTGAAAGAACATAAGACACCCAAATAGACCCAAAAACATTATGGGAGGGCAACACATTTTGAGCACAGGCCAGGTCTTGCAGTCTAACACTGTCCACACTTTCTCAGTACACTTATTTTGATGCCTCCATAATCAAAGGCCTTTATACATTATACAAATACACATATACAAACTATGTCCACCATGTCTGTTTTGTATTATTCCACCAAGGTAAGCAAAGACATTCCCCTGAATGGATCTGAGTATGAACTCCTAGCACATACCAGAGACAAGGcggggtgggaggtgggggtgtgtgggtaGAGAACACTATGACTTGGTTTTACTCGTAAAGCTCATTAATTGTAAATTTACAGTGCCTAAATGAGTTATGAGCATAAGGTGAATGGCTAACTGCtattaaaaagttttcaagaaaaatacgAAGAGGGATGAACGCGGTAGCAGTATAAAGTGAGGTCCTGCCGCCGGGTGTGTAGGAGCACATCTGTGGCCGCCCGGCGGCTGGCTCCGAGGGTTCGCACATTTCAAACCGCTCCGGTACCGCGGAACGCCAAGTTTAAGGAAATCCGGCTTCGCGAGGAGCGGAGCTCCTTCAGGGAATGCTGCAGCTCCCACGGGGAACACCGTAGCTTTGTAAGGACCCGGCCAGCATCTTAATCACCTTCACGCAGCAGATCACAAAGCGGGCACCGGCCACGACCGCCGCGGCTCTGACAaggcggcgcggcgcggcccggggACGGCGGGGACTCGCCCGCCCGCGCTGAGGGACGGCCCGGCCCGCAGCGCCCCGGGCGGCCCAGGCCCGCTCCCCGCGGCGCCCACCGCGGCCGGGCGGCCCGGCAGGGCACGGGCCCGCCTTTGTTGTCTGGCGGCACggggccccccggccccgccgccgcgtACCCAGCCCGCGAGTGCCTCCCGCCCGCCGAGGCGCAGGCCCGCCCGAACGGGGCCCCTCTTCCccgcggctgcggggcggcggccCTTCCGCCCCCGCGCCCGGGGCACGGCAGCGGC containing:
- the FAM133B gene encoding protein FAM133B isoform X2 → MEAHDTQQCIWAQQHWSANSPYADLGFCVSYCIAQNWRKELEKHREKLLGGNESSSKKKEKKKKEKKKSNRLSSSSSSSSSSDSSSSSSDSEDEDKKQGKKRRKKKYRSSRKSSASSTSASESDSKDSTKKKRSKEDYEKEKEGKSHHRKRKKADRGDGPLSSDSLSESDQTEEVQVKKKKNNEEKEKTAITFSVVELKEGFFTEIRDLRFVIKQKRERSTRNMVKRRKRRLLVQIRIQNNNNKKRLSTEVQ
- the FAM133B gene encoding protein FAM133B isoform X3 → MGKRDNRVAYMNPIAMARARGPAQNSGPTIQDYLNRPRPTWEEVKEQLEKKKKGSRALAEFEEKMNENWRKELEKHREKLLGGNESSSKKKEKKKKEKKKSNRLSSSSSSSSSSDSSSSSSDSEDEDKKQGKKRRKKKYRSSRKSSASSTSASESDSKDSTKKKRSKEDYEKEKEGKSHHRKRKKADRGDGPLSSDSLSESDQTEEVQVKKKKNNEEKEKTDKAKKRKKHKKHGKKKKKKIAGSNSDSE
- the FAM133B gene encoding protein FAM133B isoform X4 yields the protein MGKRDNRVAYMNPIAMARARGPAQNSGPTIQDYLNRPRPTWEEVKEQLEKKKKGSRALAEFEEKMNENWRKELEKHREKLLGGNESSSKKKEKKKKEKKKSNRLSSSSSSSSSSDSSSSSSDSEDEDKKQGKKRRKKKYRSSRKSSASSTSASESDSKDSTKKKRSKEDYEKEKEGKSHHRKRKKADRGDGPLSSDSLSESDQTEEDKAKKRKKHKKHGKKKKKKIAGSNSDSE
- the FAM133B gene encoding protein FAM133B isoform X1; its protein translation is MGKRDNRVAYMNPIAMARARGPAQNSGPTIQDYLNRPRPTWEEVKEQLEKKKKGSRALAEFEEKMNENWRKELEKHREKLLGGNESSSKKKEKKKKEKKKSNRLSSSSSSSSSSDSSSSSSDSEDEDKKQGKKRRKKKYRSSRKSSASSTSASESDSKDSTKKKRSKEDYEKEKEGKSHHRKRKKADRGDGPLSSDSLSESDQTEEVQVKKKKNNEEKEKTAITFSVVELKEGFFTEIRDLRFVIKQKRERSTRNMVKRRKRRLLVQIRIQNNNNKKRLSTEVQ